From Anomaloglossus baeobatrachus isolate aAnoBae1 unplaced genomic scaffold, aAnoBae1.hap1 Scaffold_994, whole genome shotgun sequence, one genomic window encodes:
- the LOC142289647 gene encoding plexin-C1-like: VTITFVAVDKISSAGMKNVLIGGENLQDLSRVLLFGSSSCEPQVLTVININRTHARISLPQSENKVKRLCVDFSGNCYNKSITYESVSCSAIVPNIVWLSGGRNLTLSGRNLGFIEYIIISRDVHQQN; this comes from the exons GTCACCATTACATTTGTGGCAGTTGACAAGATTTCTTCAGCAGGCATGAAAAATGTCCTTATTGGTGGGGAAAATTTGCAGGATCTGTCAAGAGTGCTTTTATTTGGCTCCAGCAGCTGCGAACCTCAAGT ATTGACAGTGATTAACATAAACCGTACACATGCTCGGATCTCCCTGCCGCAAAGTGAGAATAAAGTCAAGAGGCTTTGTGTGGATTTTAGTGGGAATTGTTACAACAAAAGTATTACGTATGAATCGGTGTCATGCTCGGCCATTGTTCCCAATATTGTGTGGCTCAG tgGTGGCCGAAATCTCACTTTATCTGGTAGAAATTTGGGTTTCATCGAATATATCATAATTTCAAGAGACGTGCATCAACAAAAC